The following coding sequences are from one Molothrus aeneus isolate 106 chromosome Z, BPBGC_Maene_1.0, whole genome shotgun sequence window:
- the TTC39B gene encoding tetratricopeptide repeat protein 39B: protein MDLKCALEECSMALNLFLNNKFSEALELLRPWSKDSMYHALGYSTILVMQAAMTFEQQDIQMGISTMKDALQTCQRFRKRSTVVESLSNLVSKQTVDQLTEEEMHAEICYAECLLQKAALTFVQDENMINFIKGGLKIRTSYQIYKECHQVLQTTQGNKSKNETYYQFEGGVNLGIGAFNLMLSLLPGRILRLLEFIGFSGNRELGLCQLREGASGSSLRAILCTFTLLVYHTYVSLILGTGEANLQEADSLLEPYLLKFPNGSIILFYAARIDILKGNFEKAQLRFQDCIAAQQEWKQIHHLCYWELMWCYTFQQDWLQAYRYADLLSKESRWSKAIYVFQKAAILCMLPEDDLKRTGEDIVSLFRQVDGLKQRIAGKSIPTEKFAVRKARRYACPQPVKLILPALEMMYVWNGFAIVGKRADLTENLLVTIEKEEAALQNETNHSEYYVDDVCMLQLLKGLCLKHLGRLMQAELCFSKVIQSEKQIKYDSYLVPFTLYELGLLYKQQDETEKAIRYIETAKNNYKEYSMESRLHFRIHAALDSLKVSPASTP from the exons ATGGATCTCAAGTGTGCTCTGGAAGAATGTTCAATGGCACTGAACTTATTTCTAAACAATAAGTTCTCTGAAGCGCTGGAACTACTTCGTCCATG GTCCAAAGATAGTATGTACCATGCACTTGGATACAGCACTATTTTAGTTATGCAAGCTGCAATGACCTTTGAACAGCAGGATATACAAATGGGAATTTCTACAATGAAGGATGCTTTGCAAACCTGCCAAAG ATTCAGAAAAAGAAGCACAGTGGTGGAATCCTTGTCCAATCTAGTTTCTAAACAGACAGTGGATCAGTTGACTGAAG AGGAAATGCATGCTGAAATCTGCTATGCTGAATGCTTATTACAGAAAGCCGCTCTCACCTTCGTACAG GATGAAAATATGATCAACTTTATCAAAGGTGGCCTGAAAATTAGGACAAGTTACCAAATATACAA GGAATGTCATCAGGTGCTACAGACGACTCAGgggaacaaaagcaaaaatgaaacgTACTACCAGTTTGAAGGAGGAGTAAATCTTGGAATTGGAGCATTCAACTTG atgctgtCACTTTTACCAGGAAGGATCCTCCGACTTCTTGAATTTATTGGATTTTCTGGCAATAGG GAGTTGGGCCTCTGCCAACTACGGGAAGGCGCATCTGGCAGCAGTTTGAGGGCCATTCTGTGTACTTTCACCCTGTTGGTTTATCATACTTACGTCTCCTTAATCCTTG GTACAGGGGAAGCCAACCTTCAGGAAGCAGACAGTCTCCTCGAACCCTACCTCCTGAAATTTCCAAAT GGTTCCATTATTCTATTTTATGCTGCCAGAATAGATATACTGAAAGGAAATTTTGAAAAG GCACAGTTGAGGTTCCAAGACTGCATAGCAGCCCAGCAAGAGTGGAAACAGATTCATCATCTCTGTTACTGGGAACTGATGTGGTGCTACACCTTCCAGCAGGACTGGCTTCAGGCATATCGGTATGCAGACCTGCTCAGCAAAGAGAGCAGGTGGTCTAAG GCAATATACGTATTCCAGAAGGCCGCAATTCTGTGTATGCTTCCGGAGGATGATTTGAAGAGGACTGGTGAGGACATAGTGTCTTTATTCAG ACAAGTGGATGGTCTAAAACAGAGAATTGCAGGAAAATCTATCCCAACTGAGAAGTTTGCAGTAAGGAAAGCTCGACGCTATGCATGTCCTCAACCAGTGAAGCTGATATTACCTGCCTTG gaaaTGATGTATGTCTGGAATGGATTTGCAATTGTGGGCAAAAGAGCCGACCTCACTGAAAACTTACTGGTAACAATTGAAAAAGAAGAAGCTGCTCTACAAAATGAAACTA ATCACAGTGAATACTATGTGGATGATGTGTGCATGTTGCAGCTACTGAAAGGCCTCTGTCTGAAACACTTGGGAAGACTCATGCAAGCTGAATTATGTTTCAGTAAAGTAAttcaaag tgagaagcaaataaaatatgatAGCTACTTGGTGCCATTCACGCTGTATGAATTGGGTCTTCTGTACAAACAGCAGGATGAGACAGAAAAAGCAATAAGATACATAGAAACAGCAAA AAACAACTACAAGGAATACTCTATGGAGTCCAGGTTGCACTTCAGAATTCATGCAGCACTTGACAGCTTGAAGGTGTCACCTGCTTCAACACCTTGA